A window from Mycolicibacterium tokaiense encodes these proteins:
- a CDS encoding PE-PPE domain-containing protein, with product MAGVVAAAVVAATPVALPVGADAATVVFVPPTGMPVPLPDSMVNAQNYYLGGTACEGAGTCDVVGISYPASFWPLSFLPRWCAVDCQKWDVSVQGGMTELALAMGAALAGTDDEVVLYGHSQGSAVISNTLAALASTLSDDDKARLQVVLSGNIDNPAGGLWSRLGFLGQIPFLDVTTGLPTPTDTGITFTSIIMEYDGVGDAPKYWGNPLAVLNAIAGFMYLHGSTLSPDKYSPSLPCQVPNCQTPGYYPSVQEYLDAVYDPANGRQDEYGNTYIVVPSPTLPIVMPLLELASRTNTTALVRPFVDLISPVLRVLIDLGYDRTEDPGVYAPLSILPFSLRTNPLAVLDDLVQAVEQGIHDAVHGPDVPEQTTKTVAVDTLSDTGEDAPDPALVEADVIQDDVVEDDVVEDDVIEDDVVQDETPAADEESTDTEDPTDAPEATDESDETGTETVDDAEPAEEVEPAEDEAPETPATTEPDTEPASDTETSADSAAA from the coding sequence GTGGCCGGTGTGGTCGCGGCGGCGGTGGTTGCCGCGACGCCGGTCGCCCTGCCGGTGGGCGCCGACGCCGCAACGGTGGTGTTCGTCCCTCCCACCGGCATGCCGGTACCGCTGCCGGACTCGATGGTCAACGCCCAGAACTACTACCTCGGTGGTACCGCGTGCGAGGGCGCCGGCACCTGTGACGTGGTGGGTATCAGCTACCCGGCTTCCTTCTGGCCATTGTCCTTCCTGCCCCGCTGGTGTGCTGTGGACTGCCAGAAGTGGGATGTCTCGGTCCAGGGCGGCATGACGGAGTTGGCGCTGGCGATGGGTGCGGCGCTGGCCGGCACCGACGACGAGGTGGTCCTCTACGGCCATTCGCAGGGCTCCGCGGTGATCTCGAATACCCTTGCCGCGCTGGCCTCGACGCTGAGCGACGACGACAAGGCTCGGCTACAGGTGGTCCTCAGCGGGAACATCGACAACCCCGCAGGCGGATTGTGGTCGCGGCTGGGCTTCCTCGGTCAGATCCCGTTTCTCGACGTCACCACCGGGCTGCCGACTCCCACCGACACCGGCATCACGTTCACCTCGATCATCATGGAATACGACGGCGTGGGAGATGCACCGAAGTACTGGGGCAACCCGCTGGCCGTGCTGAACGCCATCGCGGGCTTCATGTATCTGCACGGTTCTACGCTGTCCCCCGACAAATACAGTCCGTCGCTCCCCTGTCAGGTGCCGAATTGCCAGACTCCGGGCTACTACCCCTCGGTGCAGGAGTACCTGGACGCGGTGTATGACCCCGCCAACGGCAGGCAGGACGAGTACGGCAACACCTACATCGTGGTGCCCAGCCCGACCCTGCCGATCGTCATGCCGCTGCTGGAGCTGGCGTCTAGAACCAACACCACCGCCCTGGTCCGGCCGTTCGTCGATCTCATCTCGCCGGTGCTGCGGGTGCTGATCGACCTCGGCTATGACCGCACCGAGGACCCCGGCGTCTACGCACCGCTGTCGATCCTGCCGTTCAGTCTGCGCACCAACCCGCTGGCGGTGCTCGACGACCTCGTTCAGGCTGTGGAACAAGGCATCCACGACGCCGTACATGGACCTGATGTCCCGGAGCAGACCACGAAAACGGTTGCCGTCGACACCCTTTCCGATACTGGCGAGGACGCGCCGGATCCGGCGCTCGTCGAGGCGGACGTCATCCAGGACGACGTTGTTGAGGACGACGTTGTTGAGGACGACGTTATTGAGGACGACGTTGTCCAGGACGAGACACCTGCCGCCGACGAGGAGTCCACGGACACCGAAGATCCGACGGATGCTCCGGAGGCCACCGACGAGTCCGATGAGACAGGCACCGAAACCGTCGACGACGCTGAGCCCGCCGAAGAGGTCGAGCCGGCTGAAGACGAGGCCCCCGAAACACCGGCAACAACGGAGCCGGACACCGAACCTGCTTCGGACACCGAAACGTCGGCAGACTCTGCCGCCGCATGA
- a CDS encoding helix-turn-helix transcriptional regulator — translation MSAGGELDLLDALYSAAADPDRWPAIITLLSDHVGAHGGMLVRNATEASASSCVVGRLCPEISALYLERYTDNPWTRAAEVVPIGEVAVLSDLYDLREGRHLPWYTDVLVASNIQEMAYLSLPGFTGPTSVGGLAFCFADTTHSAEAAHRLRDLRTHLQRAVWLSQQVDRSRMLDLRLDEMLHRSPGPVLLLSTTCRVVGMNRAAEALLREQSDLGVDRNGHLHADAPADDDALRAAARRAVNPGVDPCSGPLAVTINRPPRAPLRVLLTPLPQNHMLPALDPDAQAVALVTVVDPETVQRAKAAALSELYGLTTAEARVAVVLATGVGRVKVAEQLHVSLETVKKHTAACFRKVGVTTQAGLAYVVASVPSGLP, via the coding sequence ATGAGCGCAGGCGGTGAACTCGACCTTCTGGACGCGCTCTACAGCGCCGCGGCCGACCCCGACCGGTGGCCGGCCATCATCACGCTGCTGTCGGATCACGTGGGGGCACACGGCGGGATGCTGGTCCGCAACGCCACGGAGGCATCCGCAAGCAGTTGTGTGGTGGGCCGCCTCTGTCCGGAGATCTCGGCCCTGTACCTCGAGCGGTACACCGACAACCCGTGGACCCGGGCCGCCGAGGTGGTGCCCATCGGGGAGGTCGCGGTCCTGAGCGACTTGTATGACCTCCGCGAAGGTCGCCACCTGCCCTGGTACACCGATGTGCTGGTGGCCTCCAACATCCAGGAAATGGCCTACCTCAGCCTGCCGGGCTTCACCGGGCCCACGAGTGTGGGCGGGTTGGCGTTCTGTTTCGCCGACACCACGCACAGCGCGGAGGCTGCACACCGCCTCCGCGACTTGAGAACGCATCTGCAACGGGCGGTATGGCTGTCCCAACAGGTGGACCGGTCGCGCATGCTGGATCTGCGGCTCGACGAGATGCTGCACCGGTCCCCGGGGCCGGTGCTGTTGTTGTCGACCACGTGCCGGGTGGTCGGCATGAACAGAGCCGCCGAGGCGCTGCTGCGGGAACAGTCGGATCTCGGCGTCGACCGCAACGGGCACCTGCACGCCGACGCGCCCGCCGACGATGATGCGCTGCGCGCTGCGGCGCGGCGCGCGGTCAACCCGGGGGTAGACCCCTGCAGCGGTCCGCTGGCGGTGACGATCAACCGCCCGCCCCGAGCACCGTTGCGGGTGCTGCTCACGCCGCTGCCGCAGAACCACATGCTGCCCGCGCTGGACCCGGACGCGCAGGCCGTGGCGCTGGTGACCGTGGTGGATCCGGAGACGGTGCAACGCGCCAAGGCCGCCGCCCTGTCGGAGCTCTACGGGCTCACCACCGCCGAGGCGCGGGTGGCCGTGGTACTCGCAACCGGCGTCGGCAGGGTGAAAGTAGCGGAGCAGCTTCATGTTTCGCTGGAGACCGTGAAGAAACACACCGCTGCGTGCTTTCGCAAGGTGGGCGTGACCACCCAGGCGGGCCTTGCCTACGTGGTTGCCAGTGTGCCCAGCGGGCTGCCGTGA